The proteins below are encoded in one region of Methanosarcina barkeri 3:
- a CDS encoding DUF5661 family protein, translating to MAKKQFTAEEAKAVGEQLGIKWDKFDVDQFRRGMDVELEHGTQDPLTNVTNDDPTMTGKIALAHLNEFPDYYDRLKEMEEEAEKFWEKK from the coding sequence TTGGCAAAAAAGCAATTTACCGCTGAAGAGGCAAAAGCAGTTGGGGAACAGCTTGGAATAAAATGGGACAAGTTTGATGTTGACCAATTCCGCAGAGGCATGGATGTCGAGCTCGAACATGGAACTCAGGATCCCTTGACAAACGTTACTAACGACGATCCCACAATGACAGGGAAAATCGCCCTGGCTCATCTGAACGAATTTCCGGATTACTATGATAGGCTGAAGGAAATGGAAGAAGAAGCTGAGAAATTCTGGGAAAAGAAGTAA
- a CDS encoding nucleoside deaminase, whose amino-acid sequence MSDNMSDNDTLFMKRAIELSLENVKKGGGPFGAVIVRKEEILAESCNLVTAINDPTAHAEINVIREAARKLKTFDLSGCVIYASCEPCPMCLGAIYWARIGKVVFANTSSDAQKIGFADSQIYSEISRPPKERNIEFRQLLREEALKAFKAWEESDNKTEY is encoded by the coding sequence ATGTCAGATAATATGTCAGATAATGATACTTTGTTCATGAAACGGGCAATCGAACTTTCCCTTGAGAATGTGAAGAAAGGAGGAGGCCCTTTTGGGGCAGTAATCGTCAGAAAAGAGGAAATCCTTGCAGAGAGCTGCAACCTGGTTACTGCAATTAATGATCCTACGGCCCATGCGGAAATAAATGTAATAAGAGAAGCAGCCAGGAAACTCAAGACCTTTGATCTAAGCGGCTGTGTTATTTATGCTTCCTGCGAGCCCTGTCCGATGTGCCTTGGAGCAATTTACTGGGCAAGAATCGGTAAAGTCGTTTTTGCCAATACTTCATCTGACGCTCAAAAAATTGGCTTCGCAGACTCTCAAATTTATAGTGAGATCTCACGTCCTCCTAAGGAGAGAAATATAGAATTCCGGCAGCTCCTCAGGGAAGAGGCCTTGAAGGCTTTTAAGGCATGGGAAGAGTCCGATAATAAGACCGAATACTGA
- a CDS encoding MarC family protein, translating to MVTENIGFFIYTFTSVFVVVSPISGVVTFISLTSKMTHDEKNQIAEKSVTLACAIALFFAIAGNIILDLFSISVDSLRVAGGLLLFSIAFDMMHAKISRESITEEEISQSQEREDIWVFPIGLPLLTGPGAISTVIVLMGSTENIEQKIIILISIISTFIFCLYIFLFSRRIHKFIGYNGMLVFTRLMGLLLAALAVKLTSTGIINIFS from the coding sequence ATGGTGACTGAAAATATAGGGTTTTTTATCTACACATTCACATCTGTTTTTGTTGTTGTCAGCCCAATCAGCGGAGTAGTAACTTTCATTTCCCTGACCAGCAAGATGACACATGATGAAAAAAATCAAATTGCAGAAAAATCAGTCACGCTTGCGTGCGCAATTGCCCTTTTTTTTGCAATTGCAGGAAATATCATACTTGACCTGTTCAGTATTAGTGTTGACTCACTGCGGGTTGCAGGAGGTCTACTGCTTTTCAGCATTGCCTTTGATATGATGCATGCCAAAATTTCAAGAGAAAGCATTACCGAAGAAGAAATTTCTCAGTCCCAGGAACGTGAGGATATCTGGGTATTTCCTATAGGCCTACCTCTTCTTACAGGTCCAGGTGCAATCAGTACGGTAATTGTCCTGATGGGAAGTACAGAAAATATAGAGCAGAAAATAATAATCCTCATATCAATCATATCAACTTTCATTTTCTGCCTGTACATCTTCCTCTTCTCAAGAAGAATCCATAAATTCATAGGATACAATGGAATGCTGGTCTTTACAAGGCTCATGGGACTTCTGCTTGCAGCTCTTGCAGTAAAACTTACATCAACAGGTATAATAAACATATTTAGTTGA
- a CDS encoding calcium/sodium antiporter produces MLIINIFIFLGGLTLLVKGSDLFVLTSSRIARRFGVSEFVIGLTLVSVGTSVPELASSLTASFQQASGIVIGNILGSNIANIGLIASTAALLTNVRTEEVMLRRDGYIMLFASVLLFLFMLDFKISRLEALIFILLYLAYLLFLLDKVKRHKEDIYFKDFMIYFLKFEYLFDLKSKIKPQVHEHGKGNQSSGDTKKSTWKTEKKTQKVNENESKIETRIKDGSVAKLETEPRTETEHEEIDVDVTEENLHDVSLLIEFFKLIASGVAIIVGAKYFVEQAIFFALLLEVPETLIGISLVAIGTSVPELMVTISAARSDYAGIALGNVIGSNIANILLILGCSGIVHPITTTNLGIYYIAPFMLIMSSLLLLFIRTGWRVKRFEGLILLLLYLGFMILIFRLG; encoded by the coding sequence GTGCTTATAATTAATATCTTTATATTTCTTGGCGGGCTCACATTGCTCGTAAAAGGATCAGATCTCTTTGTGCTAACCTCATCCCGGATTGCAAGAAGATTTGGAGTCTCCGAATTTGTAATAGGATTGACTCTTGTGTCAGTGGGCACGTCAGTGCCTGAGCTTGCATCCTCACTAACAGCATCTTTCCAGCAAGCAAGTGGGATAGTTATAGGTAACATACTCGGATCAAACATTGCTAACATAGGCCTGATTGCAAGTACGGCTGCTCTTTTGACAAACGTCCGAACTGAAGAGGTTATGCTGAGAAGGGATGGCTATATAATGCTATTTGCCTCTGTTCTCCTCTTTCTTTTTATGCTTGACTTCAAAATTTCGAGATTGGAAGCATTAATTTTCATTTTACTTTATCTTGCCTATCTTTTATTCCTTCTCGATAAAGTGAAAAGACATAAAGAAGATATATATTTTAAAGATTTTATGATTTATTTTCTCAAGTTTGAGTACCTTTTCGACCTAAAATCGAAAATTAAGCCCCAGGTTCATGAACACGGAAAAGGAAATCAAAGCTCTGGAGACACGAAAAAAAGCACCTGGAAAACTGAAAAAAAGACTCAAAAGGTAAACGAAAATGAGTCAAAGATTGAAACAAGAATTAAAGATGGATCAGTAGCCAAGTTGGAAACCGAACCGAGAACTGAGACTGAACATGAAGAGATTGACGTCGACGTTACAGAAGAAAACCTTCACGATGTCAGCCTTTTAATAGAATTTTTCAAGCTTATAGCAAGCGGGGTTGCAATTATAGTAGGGGCAAAGTACTTTGTCGAACAGGCAATCTTCTTTGCTCTGCTTCTGGAAGTCCCGGAGACGCTCATAGGAATAAGCCTTGTTGCGATTGGGACTTCAGTTCCCGAACTCATGGTAACCATCTCAGCAGCCCGAAGCGATTATGCTGGCATTGCTCTTGGAAATGTCATAGGGTCAAACATTGCAAATATACTTTTGATATTAGGCTGCTCAGGGATTGTTCACCCTATCACGACGACTAACCTTGGTATTTACTATATAGCACCTTTTATGCTGATAATGAGCTCTCTGCTCCTCTTGTTTATACGAACGGGCTGGAGAGTCAAGCGGTTCGAAGGACTTATCCTGCTCCTTCTCTATTTAGGCTTCATGATCCTGATCTTTCGACTGGGATGA
- a CDS encoding GNAT family N-acetyltransferase, with amino-acid sequence MGTAKLHTLSVKYLMSCKKLLQDTTGNLLVKKWKSIEKGDIVSIEDYMLPEVLRIQTEGFKNGSSEKLIKYSKNSRNIFYVVKSKDKIVGYCVYYLKPALSLKGFEKKSVISSIATDRNFRGKGFAERLLRGSIEEMKVNRISSVLLYVNINNLPAIQLYKKIGFRKVKQVKNICGQKENCYEMELRLI; translated from the coding sequence ATGGGTACTGCAAAACTTCACACCCTCTCAGTTAAATATTTAATGAGTTGTAAAAAACTACTCCAAGATACTACTGGCAATCTGCTGGTTAAAAAATGGAAATCAATAGAAAAAGGAGATATTGTTTCTATAGAAGACTATATGCTTCCTGAAGTTCTTAGAATCCAGACTGAAGGGTTTAAAAACGGAAGCTCGGAAAAACTCATAAAATATTCGAAGAATTCCAGAAATATTTTTTATGTTGTGAAGAGCAAGGATAAAATTGTGGGCTACTGCGTTTACTACCTGAAACCTGCACTTTCCCTCAAAGGCTTTGAGAAAAAATCAGTAATATCCTCAATTGCAACTGACAGAAATTTCAGAGGCAAGGGGTTTGCAGAGAGATTGTTAAGGGGCAGTATTGAAGAGATGAAGGTAAACAGAATATCATCCGTTCTCTTATATGTCAATATAAATAATCTTCCTGCAATACAGTTATACAAAAAGATAGGCTTTCGAAAAGTAAAACAAGTAAAAAATATCTGTGGCCAGAAAGAAAACTGTTATGAGATGGAACTGAGACTTATTTGA
- the nikR gene encoding nickel-responsive transcriptional regulator NikR, which translates to MERKLMRIGVSLPGELLDKFDKTLLKRGYSSRSEGIRDAIRTYNQHYEWMQQIKGKRVATISIVYDCSKKGVASTLASIQHENMDLINSSVRVHVEPNSCFEVIILQGEGEKITELTEKILSLKGVKHSRLTTVPEEKIEK; encoded by the coding sequence ATGGAAAGAAAGCTTATGAGAATAGGGGTTTCCCTACCTGGGGAACTTCTGGACAAGTTTGATAAAACTCTTTTAAAGAGAGGGTATTCCTCTCGGTCAGAAGGGATAAGAGATGCCATAAGGACATATAACCAGCACTATGAGTGGATGCAGCAAATCAAGGGCAAAAGAGTTGCAACGATTTCTATTGTATATGATTGCTCAAAAAAAGGAGTAGCTAGCACCCTGGCAAGTATTCAACACGAAAATATGGATCTGATAAATTCTTCAGTGCGCGTCCATGTTGAGCCGAATTCTTGTTTTGAGGTAATAATTCTACAGGGAGAAGGGGAAAAAATAACAGAACTTACTGAAAAAATTTTAAGTTTAAAAGGAGTCAAGCACTCCAGGTTAACAACTGTTCCGGAAGAGAAGATTGAAAAGTGA
- a CDS encoding peptidylprolyl isomerase — protein sequence MAIQKGDFITLNYTGKFEDGRIFDTTDEELAKKEDIFNPHGLYGGDIVIVGAGHTIEGLDEDLEGKEVGYSGNVVIPPEKAFGPGNPKLVETISITKLKDRNVHPGLPVEVDGRRGVISRVIGRRVTVDFNSPLAGKTVTYEYTIEKVIETAVEKIQGLLALYTGLRDLEVETADGVAKIYIPTGLTFNQRWLMAKNRVASELFKYADLKEVQFIEKITAESETLIPAEPEAKAEEESKAEAESETEESSEPEV from the coding sequence ATGGCAATCCAGAAAGGCGATTTCATAACATTGAACTACACAGGTAAGTTCGAAGATGGTAGAATTTTCGATACAACAGACGAAGAACTTGCAAAAAAGGAAGATATCTTTAACCCGCATGGACTTTATGGTGGGGACATTGTTATTGTCGGAGCAGGTCATACTATTGAAGGCCTTGATGAAGATCTTGAGGGAAAGGAAGTCGGTTACAGCGGAAATGTTGTAATCCCTCCGGAAAAGGCTTTTGGTCCTGGCAATCCCAAACTTGTAGAAACTATTTCTATCACGAAACTAAAAGACCGAAATGTTCACCCTGGCCTCCCTGTTGAGGTAGATGGTAGAAGAGGAGTTATCAGCAGAGTTATAGGCCGTAGGGTCACTGTAGACTTTAACAGCCCTCTTGCGGGCAAGACCGTCACTTATGAGTACACCATTGAGAAAGTAATTGAGACTGCAGTTGAGAAAATTCAAGGTCTTCTTGCTCTCTATACCGGCCTCAGAGATCTGGAAGTAGAGACTGCTGACGGCGTTGCTAAGATTTATATTCCAACAGGTCTCACTTTCAACCAGCGCTGGCTCATGGCAAAGAACAGGGTTGCATCCGAACTTTTCAAGTATGCTGACTTAAAGGAAGTCCAGTTCATTGAAAAGATTACAGCCGAATCCGAAACTCTGATACCAGCCGAGCCCGAAGCTAAAGCCGAAGAGGAATCTAAAGCTGAGGCTGAATCCGAAACAGAGGAATCATCAGAGCCGGAAGTCTGA
- a CDS encoding histidine kinase dimerization/phosphoacceptor domain -containing protein yields MAKVIKKKEQINATVSPWIKKQCLELAKTPEFSSISDVVSLALSEFFGKYEYIKTKELKEHETRIPDLLEVLMKTKEGQEWLKSVYKIETKKTNHSKEKDCYLEQNIEGLIGLRVKENFVPVFIDGDIEGVTGYNKKDFLSGKVKWVEIIIPEDRLLACENLKKAMYESDISTEIEYRILRKNGETRWVLQILQKFPTGSGSQRYVQGLIRDITKRKAADLTLKKTHEARIKEIHHRIKNNLQVISSLLSLEADRSTDTKTLEAFRESQNRVTSMALIHEELYKGDEVDNLDFADYLRKLTTNLFRSYRLKNEEISLKLELENVHLDMDTAIPLGIIVNELVSNALKYAFPAQKSGKIYVNLHTVEKYENKDKSVRNLGVKPNCISRTDFEFVLTVADTGDGFPEEIDYRNTNSLGLQIVNILVEQIEGFIELKRNNGTEFSIYFSKLV; encoded by the coding sequence ATGGCCAAAGTCATAAAGAAAAAAGAACAAATTAACGCCACAGTATCTCCGTGGATTAAAAAACAATGCCTAGAACTAGCTAAAACTCCTGAATTTTCTAGCATCTCCGATGTAGTATCCCTGGCATTATCTGAATTCTTTGGAAAGTACGAGTATATAAAGACTAAGGAATTAAAGGAACATGAGACTCGAATTCCTGATCTACTGGAAGTCCTCATGAAAACTAAAGAAGGTCAGGAATGGCTTAAATCTGTTTATAAGATTGAAACTAAAAAAACAAACCACTCAAAGGAAAAAGATTGTTATTTAGAACAAAATATTGAAGGTCTTATAGGACTCAGAGTAAAAGAAAACTTCGTACCAGTGTTCATAGATGGAGACATAGAAGGTGTCACAGGTTACAATAAAAAAGATTTTCTTTCAGGTAAAGTTAAGTGGGTAGAAATAATTATACCCGAAGATCGTTTATTGGCTTGCGAAAACCTGAAAAAAGCTATGTATGAGTCAGATATCTCTACCGAAATAGAGTACAGAATATTAAGGAAGAACGGGGAAACGAGATGGGTTCTTCAAATTCTCCAGAAATTTCCAACAGGTTCCGGATCACAAAGATATGTACAGGGCTTAATTCGTGATATTACTAAAAGAAAAGCTGCAGACCTTACTCTTAAAAAAACGCACGAAGCCCGTATAAAAGAAATCCACCACAGGATCAAAAATAACTTGCAAGTAATCTCGTCTCTTCTAAGCCTTGAAGCTGACAGATCTACCGATACAAAAACGCTTGAAGCATTTCGTGAGAGCCAGAACCGGGTTACTTCCATGGCTTTAATTCATGAAGAACTTTACAAAGGAGACGAAGTAGATAATCTTGACTTTGCAGATTATCTCCGGAAACTCACTACTAATCTTTTTCGTTCATACAGATTAAAAAACGAGGAAATTAGCCTGAAGCTTGAACTTGAAAATGTACACTTGGACATGGATACCGCAATCCCACTTGGAATTATTGTCAACGAGCTGGTCTCAAATGCCCTGAAGTATGCTTTTCCAGCCCAAAAAAGTGGGAAAATTTACGTGAATCTTCATACAGTAGAAAAATATGAAAACAAAGACAAAAGTGTCAGAAACCTAGGAGTAAAACCAAATTGTATAAGTAGAACGGATTTTGAATTTGTTTTAACAGTGGCAGACACTGGTGATGGATTTCCAGAGGAAATAGATTATCGTAATACAAACTCTCTCGGTCTCCAGATTGTAAACATCCTTGTGGAACAAATTGAAGGTTTTATTGAACTTAAAAGGAATAACGGAACTGAATTCAGCATTTACTTTAGCAAATTGGTATAA
- a CDS encoding ribbon-helix-helix domain-containing protein — translation MKERFTISMDNDLARWLDQLCDEKIFSSRSHGIEFCVKQIKKMNIEKVVLLHWGKKEVEPVFLSKKNAQILTKISEELNLSPEDTLGILLYKELENISKNTKESEKEDLNEKEISRKIFFE, via the coding sequence ATGAAAGAACGATTTACTATTTCAATGGACAATGATCTCGCACGATGGCTTGACCAATTATGTGATGAAAAAATATTCAGCAGCCGAAGTCATGGAATTGAGTTTTGTGTTAAACAAATAAAAAAAATGAATATCGAAAAAGTTGTACTTTTACACTGGGGTAAAAAAGAGGTAGAACCTGTTTTTTTATCAAAAAAGAACGCTCAAATACTTACCAAGATATCTGAAGAACTAAACCTTAGTCCTGAAGATACTCTGGGCATTCTTTTGTATAAAGAGCTAGAAAATATAAGTAAAAATACTAAGGAGTCGGAAAAAGAAGACCTAAATGAAAAGGAAATATCTAGAAAGATTTTCTTTGAATAA